One segment of Vicia villosa cultivar HV-30 ecotype Madison, WI unplaced genomic scaffold, Vvil1.0 ctg.001450F_1_1, whole genome shotgun sequence DNA contains the following:
- the LOC131635235 gene encoding RING-H2 finger protein ATL16-like, with translation MINSQHPTYPIESNMYFTTNKSTIHHVSNAPLFLPNAFPPIQHINPNSVTNFPVVAIIVIGMMATSLLLMAYYILVIKCCLDWNNVDLVRGRRFSFSRQNDQNQSSSYSMTSEPKGLEQEVINSIPIIRYKEEKEHGDDERVSCECAFCLNEFEQDEKLRAIPNCNHLFHIDCVDVWLQNNANCPLCRRRVSLTRETKNVENIVGDCEDFVVIDLDHENEHDDDGGQNLHERGQELVVSPRDSISSNSHKKAIKLQKVSSMKNEGIIGIKDKDDGFLVQPIRRSLSLDLSIEVCGDSSGRAKRSLFSFGHGSRSRDVVLPIHLDP, from the coding sequence ATGATAAATTCACAACATCCAACATATCCTATAGAATCTAACATGTATTTTACGACCAACAAAAGCACTATCCATCATGTTTCAAATGCACCATTATTTTTGCCAAATGCTTTTCCACCTAtccaacatattaatccaaattcCGTTACAAATTTTCCCGTGGTAGCAATCATTGTAATAGGAATGATGGCCACATCTCTCTTGCTTATGGCCTATTATATTCTTGTTATCAAATGTTGTCTTGATTGGAACAATGTTGATCTTGTGAGAGGAAGACGTTTTTCTTTTTCAAGACAAAATGATCAAAATCAATCTTCGTCATATTCAATGACATCGGAGCCAAAAGGATTAGAACAAGAAGTGATTAATTCGATTCCGATTATTCGCTACAAAGAAGAAAAGGAACATGGTGATGATGAAAGAGTTTCTTGTGAATGTGCTTTTTGCTTGAATGAGTTTGAACAAGATGAGAAACTTAGAGCTATACCTAATTGTAACCATTTATTTCATATTGATTGTGTTGATGTTTGGCTTCAAAATAATGCAAATTGTCCACTTTGTAGAAGAAGAGTTTCTTTGACAAGAGAAACCAAAAATGTTGAGAACATCGTTGGTGATTGTGAAGATTTTGTTGTGATTGATTTGGATCATGAAAATGAACATGATGATGATGGGGGACAAAACTTACATGAAAGAGGTCAAGAATTGGTGGTGTCTCCAAGAGATTCTATTAGTTCTAATTCACACAAGAAAGCAATTAAGCTTCAAAAAGTGAGTAGTATGAAGAATGAGGGTATAATTGGTATTAAAGATAAAGATGATGGTTTTTTAGTCCAACCAATTAGAAGGTCTTTATCATTGGACTTATCTATTGAAGTTTGTGGTGATAGTAGTGGTAGAGCTAAGAGATCATTATTTTCCTTTGGACATGGAAGTAGATCAAGAGATGTTGTATTACCTATTCATTTGGACCCTTGA
- the LOC131635222 gene encoding uncharacterized protein LOC131635222, with protein sequence MDPVVVATAQNFVAQINSIPMLNGMNFKSWKESVEIVLGCMDLDLSLREERPIATAENPNEAKIEKWDRSNRMCLMMIKRSIPEVIRGSIAESESAKKFLETIEHFFAKNDKVETSTTLSKLISMSYKGKGNIREYIMEMSHLASKLKALKLELPEDLIVHLVLISLPAHFGQFKRKRGWRKIRLKVLI encoded by the exons ATGGATCCAG TTGTTGTTGCTACCGCTCAAAACTTTGTTGCTCAAATTAACTCCATCCCTATGCTGAATGGGATGAACTTCAAGTCTTGGAAAGAATCTGTTGAGATTGTTCTTGGATGCATGGACTTGGATTTATCCTTGAGGGAAGAACGCCCGATCGCCACTGCTGAGAATCCAAATGAAGCAAAAATTGAAAAGTGGGACCGCTCCAACCGAATGTGCCTCATGATGATCAAAAGATCCATACCTGAAGTTATTAGGGGCTCGATTGCTGAAAGTGAGAGTGCTAAGAAGTTCCTTGAAACCATTGAACATTTTTTTGCTAAAAATGATAAGGTTGAGACAAGCACTACTTTGTCGAAATTGATTTCAATGAGTTACAAAGGTAAAGGGAACATACGAGAGTATATCATGGAAATGTCTCATCTTGCTTCAAAACTTAAGGCATTGAAGTTAGAACTTCCTGAGGACTTAATTGTGCACTTAGTTTTGATATCTCTTCCTGCACACTTTGGGCAATTCAAA AGGAAGAGAGGCTGGAGAAAGATAAGACTGAAAGTGCTCATTTAG